The following proteins are co-located in the Betta splendens chromosome 9, fBetSpl5.4, whole genome shotgun sequence genome:
- the cfap73 gene encoding coiled-coil domain-containing protein 42 isoform X2, giving the protein MSHTPVGEEPGARNGTARRSAEASVTDLTNVMVEMQKVREGEKEADAAHRERVKALESLEKHMQEMQESYASAHDSKCYDLCRKHEEASQAAEKAEREHRERLQKEAELERLKEEHAQLLERKREVEVKIQRKRPVWNFMTDVLKMTTFKDIEAYTGYLGSLLHFREQLFEKYSEIQKLADLLRTSLVAMEDKHYLVQLENNNKLSTLQTNLDETLAELLIWESEWNQIREKAAKKTLLLGQIKMAALNLFEMAGEAVDDNNISMSDTEKQLDKVQLFIRDCDIIVKMYEAACERAKTAKLKRPTGTRSKKV; this is encoded by the exons ATGAGCCATACGCCCGTCGGCGAGGAGCCCGGCGCTCG gaacgggacgGCGCGGCGGAGCGCCGAGGCTTCGGTCACCGACCTGACCAACGTCATGGTGGAAATGCAGAAGGTGCgcgagggggagaaggaggcggaCGCGGCGCACCGCGAGCGCGTCAAG GCGCTGGAGAGTCTGGAAAAACACATGCAAGAGATGCAAGAGAGCTACGCAAGTGCACATGATTCCAAGTGCTACGATCTGTGTCGCAAG CACGAAGAGGCTTCCCAAGCTGCTGAgaaggcagagagggagcaCCGCGAGAGGCTCCAGAAGGAGGCCGAGCTGGAGAGGCTCAAGGAGGAGCACGCTCAACTGCTGGAGAGGAAacgggaggtggaggtgaagatTCAGAGGAAGAGGCCGGTGTGGAACTTCATGACGGACGTGCTGAAAATGACCACG tttaAAGATATAGAAGCATACACAGGTTATTTGGGGAGTCTCCTCCACTTCAGGGAGCAGCTCTTTGAGAAGTACAGTGAGATCCAGAAGCTGGCAGACCTGCTGAGAACATCTCTGGTGGCAATGGAGGACAAGCACTACTTGGTCCAGCTTGAAAATAACAATAAGCTTTCAACGCTGCAGACCAATCTGGATGAGACTCTGGCTGAACTTCTGATATGG GAGAGCGAGTGGAACCAAATTCGAGAAAAAGCTGCCAAAAAAACCCTCCTGCTCGGACAGATCAAGATGGCGGCGCTGAACCTCTTTGAAATGGCAGGTGAAGCGGTGGACGACAACAACATCAGCATGAGCGACACGGAGAAACAGCTGGACAAA GTCCAGCTGTTCATCCGAGACTGTGACATTATAGTGAAAATGTACGAAGCCGCCTGTGAGCGAGCCAAAACTGCAAAGCTCAAAAGGCCGACTGGAACCCGCAGTAAAAAG GTTTAA
- the cfap73 gene encoding coiled-coil domain-containing protein 42 isoform X1 encodes MSHTPVGEEPGARNGTARRSAEASVTDLTNVMVEMQKVREGEKEADAAHRERVKALESLEKHMQEMQESYASAHDSKCYDLCRKHEEASQAAEKAEREHRERLQKEAELERLKEEHAQLLERKREVEVKIQRKRPVWNFMTDVLKMTTFKDIEAYTGYLGSLLHFREQLFEKYSEIQKLADLLRTSLVAMEDKHYLVQLENNNKLSTLQTNLDETLAELLIWESEWNQIREKAAKKTLLLGQIKMAALNLFEMAGEAVDDNNISMSDTEKQLDKVQLFIRDCDIIVKMYEAACERAKTAKLKRPTGTRSKKV; translated from the exons ATGAGCCATACGCCCGTCGGCGAGGAGCCCGGCGCTCG gaacgggacgGCGCGGCGGAGCGCCGAGGCTTCGGTCACCGACCTGACCAACGTCATGGTGGAAATGCAGAAGGTGCgcgagggggagaaggaggcggaCGCGGCGCACCGCGAGCGCGTCAAG GCGCTGGAGAGTCTGGAAAAACACATGCAAGAGATGCAAGAGAGCTACGCAAGTGCACATGATTCCAAGTGCTACGATCTGTGTCGCAAG CACGAAGAGGCTTCCCAAGCTGCTGAgaaggcagagagggagcaCCGCGAGAGGCTCCAGAAGGAGGCCGAGCTGGAGAGGCTCAAGGAGGAGCACGCTCAACTGCTGGAGAGGAAacgggaggtggaggtgaagatTCAGAGGAAGAGGCCGGTGTGGAACTTCATGACGGACGTGCTGAAAATGACCACG tttaAAGATATAGAAGCATACACAGGTTATTTGGGGAGTCTCCTCCACTTCAGGGAGCAGCTCTTTGAGAAGTACAGTGAGATCCAGAAGCTGGCAGACCTGCTGAGAACATCTCTGGTGGCAATGGAGGACAAGCACTACTTGGTCCAGCTTGAAAATAACAATAAGCTTTCAACGCTGCAGACCAATCTGGATGAGACTCTGGCTGAACTTCTGATATGG GAGAGCGAGTGGAACCAAATTCGAGAAAAAGCTGCCAAAAAAACCCTCCTGCTCGGACAGATCAAGATGGCGGCGCTGAACCTCTTTGAAATGGCAGGTGAAGCGGTGGACGACAACAACATCAGCATGAGCGACACGGAGAAACAGCTGGACAAA GTCCAGCTGTTCATCCGAGACTGTGACATTATAGTGAAAATGTACGAAGCCGCCTGTGAGCGAGCCAAAACTGCAAAGCTCAAAAGGCCGACTGGAACCCGCAGTAAAAAGGTTTAA
- the iqcd gene encoding dynein regulatory complex protein 10, producing the protein MSAEETTLLMRPKSEDALNPHEGSQQKLFSVEVRRISNILENCIRQVEIAASLSAISHINTSNVMDKRLSKALQEHQSLHKRLEGLHVKQESGGEQEEDDETAKRASHQIERNIKNNVRDILRLLRSRSDAMSGLREVLEIELGENERKLIAGLKVFNRQMVERLLRSPDEELQLDLYKQASPSPALSLEGLVSKEEKVGAAMKQADSLIQEIETEIKHLKGSLRDNDPQGADVSRLTDKQGSPRVSMSKKQAGLQQEIHQVKIQLSALALENRQTERVLQERNLKVENEIEYLLQDFDEKMEKKQANLELNEIEKERDEEELRRLEVPFTELKAEYDQVQEKRRLLEEKRKDELKTLELKTKAAIFAQAWWRGYSVRKALRNKGKSKKSKKGKAKKK; encoded by the exons ATGTCTGCAGAGGAGACAACACTGTTGATGAGACCCAAATCAGAAGATGCTCTAAACCCTCATGAAGGGTCTCAGCAGAAGCTTTTCTCTGTTGAGGTGAGACGCATCTCAAACATACTGGAAAACTGCATCCGTCAAGTTGAGATTGCAGCATCTCTGTCTGCTATCTCCCATATAAACACATCCAATGTAATGGACAAGCGGCTGAGCAAGGCACTTCAAGAGCATCAAAGTTTACACAAGAGGCTGGAGGGACTTCATGTGAAGCAGGAGTCAGGGGGGGAACAAGAGGAAGATGACGAAACGGCTAAGAGAGCGAGTCATCAGATTGAGAGGAACATCAAAAACAACGTCAGGGATATACTCAGACTTCTCCGCTCCCGTTCAGACGCCATGTCTGGTTTGAGGGAAGTGCTAGAAATAGAATTAGGAGAGAACGAGCGCAAACTAATTGCAGGACTTAAGGTGTTTAACAGGCAGATGGTGGAGAGGTTGCTGCGGAGTCcagatgaggagctgcagctggacctCTACAAGCAGGCGTCTCCATCCCCTGCCCTCAGCCTGGAGGGGCTGGTTTCAAAGGAGGAAAAAGTGGGGGCGGCCATGAAACAAGCAGATTCACTG ATTCAAGAGATAGAAACCGAGATAAAGCATTTGAAGGGTTCTCTGCGAGACAACGACCCACAAGGAGCAGACGTGTCGCGTCTCACAGACAAGCAGGGCTCCCCGCGTGTCAGCATGTCAAAGAAACAGGCGGGACTGCAACAGGAGATCCATCAAGTCAAAATCCAGCTCAGCGCTTTGGCCCTGGAAAACAGGCAGACTGAGCGAGTACTGCAGGAG AGAAATCTAAAGGTGGAGAACGAAATTGAATACTTGCTCCAAGATTTTGACGAgaagatggaaaaaaaacag GCCAACCTGGAGCTCAACGAAATAGAGAAAGaaagggatgaggaggagctgaggaggctgGAGGTGCCCTTTACTGAACTCAAGGCAGAGTACGACCAGGTCCAGGAGAAGCGTCGGCTgttggaggagaagaggaaggatgaGTTGAAGACGCTGGAGCTTAAGACCAAAGCTGCCATTTTCGCCCAAGCCTGGTGGAGAGGCTACAGCGTCCGCAAGGCCTTGAGGAACAAAGGCAAAAGCAAGAAGTCCAAAAAGGGCAAAGCCAAGAAGAAATAA